The Electrophorus electricus isolate fEleEle1 chromosome 8, fEleEle1.pri, whole genome shotgun sequence genome contains the following window.
GTGAACTGGTAGCATTTAAATTACAGCCTGTAGGTGGGTGTGGCAGGCTGACTGGCATGGGGTGAGAAAACCGGGGTAATGGATTTGGAGGGAAATAGAGATGCCCTGGTGTAGCAtaccagcagcagctggagatgTTGCACGTGGACACAGAGATAATGGACAATAAAAGACTCTCAAGAAAGGAGCAGTACAGGACTGACAAGAACCACACCAGAAATATGCCGCATATTCCCAAGGTTCTTGAAATAAAGAAACTTATGGACATCAATCCAATGGACACTTTGTAACACAACTAAGTTTGGAGAACAGCTGGTTGACCATACTAATAGGCTGATCTCCAGCTACCAAATATTGGCTCTGCAGGCAGACAtcctattttttttctcccccaaaTTGGTTTATAATCATCACTATAGGAAACCAAGCATGGAGACcattctctgtcctgctcccagagggtggaacgaacttccactggctgtctggacagcacaatcccttgcagtcttcacacacacactgaagtctcatctatttgtggaatatttaaatgaccactgatcctgcatcTATGTTGACTAACCGAATCTAGTACTTACtgcagggtattgtttattCCACTGACTGCTGTTGATTGTTGactgtgttttgcacttctaggcatcagcattgatctctgtatttcacCAGAATTccagttcattggtatcttgactctaacctactgtactggctaggatgcattctacaAAGAATGTTTGTAAATTGGCCTGGATAAGAGTATCTACCAAATGGTGTAAATGTATCAGTATCTGCAGATGCTTTTGATCTGCCCATTTTACTAGCAATATAAACAATCTGAAAATCCATATAGATTCATGTAGGTTTTGCCCACACTACACATTTTAGCTCCAACACACCAAATTTATGGAATATGGCACACTTGTCCTGATTATTTGAGTATGCACACAGGACTGATTCTGAGCTCAGTTGTGGGAGGAGGTCATTATTACTGGTTTGCATTCATACAGAAGAATTCCACCTGAAGTATGGATTGATTGCATAACTCCATacctttctcttttcatttttctctcagcAGGTTTGCAAAATGTTAGTCACTAGGTTTATCCATTTAACACTTTTTGTTATGTTCCTTGGACACAAACATTCAAGCGGTGAAGAACAGCATTTTTTGGGATACACGGTACCACACCAAGCACCTTGAAACTTGAAAAGTGAAGTGATACAAAAAAGAGGTCATGTTCCAAAATAAACCATTCACACAACCTTATATGCAACCGGCTCTACACACAAACCATTCACTTGAAGTGAACTCCAGTCCTGATCAGAGATCAGTTCTCTGATCCATGCCCAGTCTTGAACACAGATTTCACACTTGAACAAACATACTGAACTCTGAGAGCAAGTGGTTCTGGCCTCAGAAAAAACTTGTGTGAAAATACCCTTATACAAAGAGCTTCTTAACTAGCCAAGGAACTGAACAGGGTACAGTAGAGGTGGGGCAAACACTGCAAAGTGTCATCTGATGTGCTCTTTAACCCTTTACATTAATGACTCGTTTCCTCAGAAATGCTGACAATATGCAAACAACGTTTAGCCTATAACTTCATAGCTGGTGTGTTTGATCAGATACTATGAAGAACACAACACCAGGTTTACAGACATCCTCTGAGCTGTACAGAGTACAGCTGCAGTAATTAGAAATCTAAGTGTGCCTATTGGTGGCATTTCCCTTTAATAGCACCAAATAGAGGATCTAGGCATGTGCTACCAATATTTCTACTCTCGTTAGGTGGTCTGTGTGAGTCAGTCAATGACATAATTAACTTTTGGAGTATCCTGTCAAATCAAATGAAAAGTAACCTTCGTTTGAGAGATTAAGTTAAAAATGAAGTGCTCCATTTGAAACTAACCCTGCAGACTCCACAGGTGAACACCAGGGCGGCTTTCGCTGCCGTCTTCTGGTCGTGGCCCTTAGACTTCTTGATTTCTGCCTGCTTCTTGGCGTTTTTTTGCTGAGACTGAATCTTCTGGTGTCCGCGAGCCATGCTGACTCTGGAAGAGAGTAGACATGCCATTTGACACCACACACAATTTAAAGGGTGTGTGACAACTACAGTGACAGGCTGTCAAAAACACCGGCATGGGCTTGCTGTAGTGCTGGACAAAGCAGGCTTAATCTGTGAGTAAGCAGGTGTGTAATTTGGGTGGATTGGGAAGGACTAGTCTCGAAGGTTATACATTTTCAGGTTGCTCTCAATACATCCCTTctatcacacacagcacatagtTAGGCTGTGGCTGCTAATGGCATATTTCAACCAGCCATCTTAACTCGGCCTCCTGTACAGAGTGCACAGCTGTTTGCACTTTCTCTGTCTTAATGAAATACCAAAGCATTGCTTTTCCTACAGTCATTCACAGCTGacgataaaaagaaaaactgggttggtttgttttgattttgtggaaaaaaatctGATCGTTGGTAGAAAaaccacataaataaataaccatctTGATACTCTCCCTGACACGTAGTAGTAGGTATGAAGTAACATTTTGCCTTTATTCGGGAATCTTTAATTCTCGAGTAAAATTAAAGGCAAGGATTCTGATGGCAGTTAGCGCGTATGGATTACCTTGGGCAAGTAGCCATACTTACATATAGAAGCAAGACAGAAAATCACTTTTCAACTTGATATCAAGACGTCGACCAAGTGGAACAGCCATCGTATATAAGGCCTCCATATTGTTAGTGCATATTACTGGAAAGCATGGCTTTTGTTGCGTGTAAATACTTGAACAGAAGTAGCTGGACAGCTAGCGTTAGCAGTTTTGACAGCGTTTGCGACAGACGTATATCAAACAgcctttttaatataaaatatgaaactgTAATGAAAGGTTTGCGACTACAGCTAGATAACATGGTTAGCTCAACTTCTCAAGCAGATGGGACCATCGCGTCGACGTCCTAAACAGCTGACGtcgagctagctagctagtcagaTAGGTCACTAATTTGGGAGTGTTGCTAGCgatcatatattttaaaatctcagCGTCCTTTTCATGTCACAAATACATCTGGAAAAACTTTGATAGTTTAAGTAGCTGACGCTAGGTTAGGTAGACAAATGAACAGAAGCAAATAGACAGcaaatagctagctaactaacctaaGATACATATCTTGTTAGACAGCTGTTAGGTTAACAGACTAGCCAGATTTAGCATCTAAATGACAAgattacctctctctctctctctctctctctctctctctctctctctctctctctctctctctatatatatatatatatatatatatatatatatatatatatatatatatgcataaaaGACAGCGTGAAGTTGCTTAAATTGAAAAGACAGAgctaaaaaaatgcaaaaaaaattaaaaataaaaacacgcACCTACGCTTACGAAGAGGAAACCAGTCGGCAGTGTAAAGTTTACAGTCCCGTGTGTCTGCTCCTGTGACAGCTGTGTGGGTATCAACAATCCTTATGCTGTAGTTCCCACACCCGACTAGTATTCCCTTCCCCGACCCCAGCGCCGttcaaatccaaatccaaatccGCTCCTGGGTTTTGTAATCACTTGGaagttgattaaatgattaatgtaactggtcGGCCACTTTGTCGTCACGTCTGCGTTGTAGGCAAAGGGAGGGTGGAAAACCAGTAGGATCTGGGACGTGGAGGACTGTGTTCGGAATACCTCTGCCCTAGCCACTTAGAAAATCCACGATGCATGGATAAAgtatgtgtacatttgtaatttttaaatgatactGCATGCTAAATCTGGCTGATGCCTCTTATAGCACAGTGAGAAGTATGTAACAACTCCTTAAAACATTGAATTATTGATAACAAATTGAATACTCCTTCAGATACAGGTTTGCTTATTCTTACAGCGTGggtgtctttttttgttgttgtctttctTAAGCGCATGATCATGTTTGAAATGGTATACTTGTATACTTTGTCCTGCATACTCCACCTCAGTATGCAGTAAATAACTAATATTATGACAAAATGTCACACCTTTCAGGGCCCATCACAGACAGTGAGGTAACAATGTGGTGAGAAAGACACGAGCCACTCAACATTATCTTAAACCTTAATTTTGTAAAAGGAAATAAGCATAAGTATACTAATGACATAAAGGTTTCgttactgtaaataaaatatataaagagaaTTACTGGGGAGTAACTAGTAAACATGCAaaggtagtaaaaattgcagtgtagtacacatggtttccatagaaacagaatgtttcagacacagGCCCAGAGGACACCATTAATTCAAGTTTACTGAACATAGAAGCATGAACATATTGTACATCAGTATTTATCAGTACCCTTCCATTTTCACTGTAACTTAAACTTTGCTCCATGGTAAGATGaagtcacatttaaaaaaatattattactgtAAATTTTGTTAGCACACTGAAtgcacaaaacaaagcaaaaataaaataaaaaagatcgACACAGGGCTCAGTAAAAACATAAACTACActacattaaattaaatcaaattaaagagAACTGAGATTTAGAGAACAGACATATTTGCTTTTGACAATCATTTAATACTCTTTAATTTCACAAGTTAATAGTGTGTGGCTTTATCAGAGATAAAATTATAAAGACGTGTAAAACTAAAGGAAAAATTGAGTaaattgttttagtttttatttattttagtttttattcattatagtttttaatatttataatgcaAGATTCAAAATGCGTGATATATACATTCTAAAACAATTTACAGGTTCCTTCCGACAGGTTTTGCCATTTTAGCATGGCTAAATTGCCACAAAATCATAGccaaaatatgtttataacaTGTGTGTATAACATGTGGCCACTTGAATATGAGTGTATATCACTCATATTCACAGGAAGAATATGAAAGTTTTCCCTAAAATCATTGCATCTTGTCAAAGCTTTTTGGTAAGTTGAGCCTGCTGTCTGGCTGATTAGCCAAGAGCATAAAATCAATGGGAATATGTCAGACTTCACCTATGGATGTGAGTGCTATTATAttccatattttatttatttattttgtggagAATTATCAATGGTGTGGAAGACGCATGTTCAGAAAAGGTTTACAAATCAGCAAGAAAGTTAATTTagcttgtttacatttatctgacacttttatccaaagcaacttacaattatgaccaagtacagcttgagtaataagggtcttgttcaggggcccaatagtggcaacttggcagcagtggggtttgaaccagcaaccttccaattacaagttaagtacctaaCACCACTGCTTATTAAAGTTTATCTAGTTACGTACGTTTAGTTATTCTGAGAGAAATATTGGCCATTGCAAGCATTACGTAAACAGACTGTCACAGCGGGTTTATTTTCTGCGTGATGACGTCACAGAGGCTGCCAAATGACGCGCTTTAATCGACTTCAGTTAGCCTGAACTGCGTCACGTGTGTGGTCTTCCGCGGAACACAAGGGTCTCAATGCGTAAGGACGCAGTGCAGGTGGATGCGCGGTGTGTCCCTCGCTTACTGCGCACTGCTTGATACTTTTGGGCAGAATCAGTACACGTCAAGTTTGACGTTTGCTATTTcacacacagcccatgttgGTTGGTGAGTCATGGAAGCACATTTACTCGAAATAAGAATAAATATCAGTTACTATCAGCAAAATagacatttatcatttataataatgaatacaaaaaagtaacattttcttgattttttaaaaatttaaacgtataaatattgtattttttcattgATCTTTTCATAAAAACTTTGTGATATTGTGAACGGTCGAATAGATTGTTGACCAAAGCTTGATTAATGGTTTATGTCCACCTACAGTTTTTTTGTCTGCATAGATGCTGTTTGTCCTTCAGACCACTGTTAGTCATTTTGATGGCATGAATACGATATGACCACAAACGGTTTCCTTGCCTGTAGATCTGCTAATATTGTagataataaaaatgataagcCGACTGTAATATTGAGTCTAAAATAGCCAttttatgaaatgaaaaaaaaaaaaagtaaaatcgTTGACACAATAAAAGtcaatattttgaaataaatgaatagagaTTAATTTAGGCAAAATAATGAACATTTCAACATAATAGCCCAGTTCAAAGCTTTGAGAAAATACCTTTCTAATCATTATTCTCAAACATTGATACATTTCCAAATGATAACTCAATATGCCAAGAAATTAGTTTAAGTCATTTCTTTGAAATTAAAAAGGAACTTCAAACAGGGTACTGTTGTGcaaaaacatgagaaaagaGCCTTTCTTCTCCTCTAGTCATCTTAGTGTAAACGGTCTTCCGTATCCATGTCCAAACGAAATAGACATAAAAACCTTTGaggtaaatgtaattttcttgCTTGTTTTAAATCGGAATCCAGATACTGCAATTCGGTACTAAATAATAAGACATTGCAAACAACGAAGGACTGATGTCATGGCAGTTTCATGCGTGGGTGATCGCCTTCTGAAGGCTAAGGCGACCTAAATGCCTGGGGATAATATTCCCTTAACCGTGAAGAATCGCATATTAAGCTACGGATCTAGAACATGGCTGTTATGGAAGTGCTTAAACGCAACTTTAACCACTAGATGGAACTATTAAGCTGTCGGCGACGAGCCCGGAAGCTTATAGCCTATTCTAGGCGCAAAACACTCTGTTCCAACTCTAGTAATacatacaaatgaataaaaaaataatactaataatacgaaaggaaaaaaaaaactttagctTGTTTTGGTCAAATTATATTTGTGTAGAGAATGCGCAAAAATAGCCTGCTCTTATTGTTATTCTGAATGATAAAGACCCTCTTCTGTGTTAATGCTTCAGTGAAATCTAGTCAATTTTTAACTgctaaacatatatttattatatgtatttgtagTTCCAGAGAAGACTGCTACATATGTCTTCAGATCAGAATGAAATCCAGTCTAGCAGGTGCTGTGTTAGAAGTTGAGCCGCTATAGCCTGAGGATCTTCTCATTGCTGTGTTCTGTGGAGTATGACAGCTGAATATGTTACACATTTAAATGCGTAAACTTGCATAATTTTGCTTCAGGTATACACCCACTAGTGAACTGTGGGACAGAGTTAAATGTATGAACCTTAAATTAGGAATAAAAGGTACATTGGACAAGCAGTGATACACTAATCCTCATGAACAACCACAATTTATGTTTACAGCCAACATACGCCACTGTGCACGGCTAGGTCTGTTTCTCATGGGTTAAGTGACAAATTGGTGAAGGTGAATTTAACCCCTGCAGTACCGTGTTGTGGTAGAGGGATGATGGGATTGAAAGTGAGGAGAACATGAGCTGCCCTTGTGCCCTGTGGCAGACCTCAACAtgcaaacaccaccactgtgaAACCACTGTTCTCCTCAGGCAAACACCACCCCCGTGAAACTGCTCTCCTCCTcagacaaacaccaccaccattaaACCGCTCTCCTCCTTAGACAAACACACCCTTCATTAAACCACTCTCCTCCTCAGACAGGTACCACCACTGTGAAACTATTCTCCTCATATAAACACCACCATCCTGAAACTGCCCACCTTCTCTGACAAACACATAAAGCCACTGCAGTTCTGCTTCCCTGTGACCAGTCAAATGTAACTATTGGAAACAACCTTGTATAACAGCGTTGGTTTTCTGTAATAATGCTTCATGTTCTCATTCCTGTTCTATCAAACAGCATCACAGTGTAAAGGAAACCTTCACCTATGTACTCTTACCAGATTCTTTATATGTAACACCTGCCTCTGAGGCTAACAGTTAGACTCTAAACCATCTCTTGCCACAATCAGTTTATTAACTATCCTATAGCCATTCAttatggtcagtttctgaccacatgacAGCTGTTGCATGGATACTTTGGGTAGCAGACCACACTGAATCCAACAGGAACATTTAAAACCCCTCAGCAACACTACTTTACCTGATAAACATATAGAAGCTTAACACTGACAATCATTAGTGAGGAAATGTTAGGGCTGTGTGAAGGGACTGCGCCACTTGTAGTTTCTGCTCAGAAAGTGatcaacaataaataaaacagattttagCAGGTGTACTGTGCATATGGTGTGGAGCCGTATAAGTCGAACATGCAGCTGTAACACAGCTGTACCAGTGAATTTGCCAGTGACTGTATACATGCTTCCTAGAAAGATGTCGCGTGAATGTACATTGCAGGCTACTCAGGTGGAAATTTTATCATTGTGAGAAATGTGGCCATGGTGTTGAGTTTCTTATTTAGCCCCCATCATAAGGAAGGAAAACCATCTGCGCAGTCCATTGTTAAGGTATAATTCCTCCTGAGAGAAGGAGGTACAAGCCTATCTGGCTAAAGCAGAATGCTTCTTTATGAATTGGTTTGAAATGTACACATTACAGGCCAATCGCAATCTGCACCATACtatatattctttatttccTCGAACAGAACCAGGACGCATTACATTACTCTtcaacacactgtgtgtgtgagtgtgtgtgtgtgtgtgtgtgtgtgtatgtgtgtgtgtggtgtattgtgtgtgcatgtgtgtgtgtgcgtgtgcatgtatgtgtgtgcatgtgtgtctgtgtgagtgcatacATCTGAATTTAGTGTATGTGCCATTAGACCTCAAGTGGTGTTTCATCCCAGCTTGGGTGGAGATGTCCAGCCTGGGGTTATATGAAAGgaaatctgctgtgtgtgagacccaGAATAGCAGGGTGAGAATTTTATCCTGATGTCTTTTGTGGTGTTAAAAAGCAGGACTTTCCTCACACGTCCTCTGGGTGTCAGGAGGTCAGAGGCTACTTCATTCTGCATTCACTGCTTTGAATGGAAGGTAAATTAAAACTTTGATTTATGCATTTGCATTCATTATAATAGAGGAAAATCCAGATAACCTGACATGACTCATAGGAACCCAAATGAATCCGAAAGCCCagtttattaatgtaaaacagtATTAACAAACAGACTTATAGAAGAACACTTCATCCTATTTTACAAACTTAAAAAATGCATTGACTGTTAGCTCAGTGTTGAGGTACTCACCAAACAGCTGAAGAGATCTATACCAGTATCCTGTGAGCAGCAATGCAGAGTGTTGTCTGAGCAGCCATTTAACATTTGATCAGATTTACACAtctcaaatgtatttatacatctGAGAAATCTGAACAAAtctatacacagacacatagacacacacacacacacacacacacacacacacacacaaaaaaaaaaatttatatatatatatatatatgttttgtcCTTTGACTTTGCTACATATTTATAATTCAACAATATACAGATATGAATGTACAGATATGTATGAGTGTTTTCCTACTTAtttatggattttattttgttagtaAAATATGTTGctattttgaatttatttctaaatgttaTGAAACATGTAGAAATTGCTCTGCATTTATTTGAGGAATGTGTCATAACTTGTTAAAGCCATACATGTATTTGTGAGTTGTAAGCTTACATCTGTGAGAGAGCTTCTGATACCAGTTTACCTTTATAGTGTGAAGCTACCAGTCTCACTTCTCATGGTACTAAGGTCATACTCATTGTTGGACCATACAGCATGTGTGGGAGCGTGAGAAGGCCAGTCTTCACTTCCTGCTTTTTAATTGAGACATATCTGTGTTGTAGGAACACACCTCCATGCAAACATGTTTCAGCTAAGACACTTAGGACTGACTCACATATTTAAATGAGTACAGAGAGTCAAATACATCCTGGAACACCATGCTAATTCATGGGGAAGTTTGATAAATCTTCCTGGTGACTTACTTCCTATCATATCATAAAGTGGCAAGCTATGCAAAATTAATAAACCCCAACAGGCTCTGTATCCAAcgaaacattttaataataccaACTACCAAGTACTATCATATAACTATTCCATTTCCAGGGCAGTTTTCTCACTTTACCTTGTCTTCATCACCCTGTGAGAAATATTAAGccacctgtgtctctgtcaTAAAGACAGAGTTTGAtagaaggcaaaaacaatgcaTGAAGATGAGACACAGTTTGCAACCTACACAGCTGCTTTCATAAGTGATGTAGGCCAGACATGACATATGTGATGTAGGCAGTGTGTGATGTAGGCAATGTCTTATGTAGACCTATTGTGATGTAGGCACTGTGTGATGTagacagtgtgtgatgtagGCAATGTGTGATGTagacagtgtgtgatgtagaCATTGTGTGATGTAGACCTATTGTGATGTAGGCAATGTGTGATGTAGAACATATGTGATGTAGGCACTGTGTGATGTAGAACATATGTGATGTAGGCACTGTGTGATGTagacagtgtgtgatgtagaCATTGTGTGATGTAGACCTATTGTGATGTAGGCAATGTGTGATGTAGAACATATGTGATGTAGGCAGTGTGTGATGTAGACTGTATGTAATGTAGGCAGTGTTAACCAAAGGAGGATGGGTTTCCCTTTTGATTCAGGTCCTCCTTTTGAGCCTGAGGGAGTTTGtcctggacactttcaccatTGGCATGCTTATTAGGggtaataataatttaattatataaaatcaattaaacagttaatttaaataatgaaataatgaaattaatatgATCCAGAATATGTTTTCAAggtaaatttaaaaacaaattcataacTTCCTCCAGGATACTCCCAAATCCAGGATCCCTTTATGGTGTGTCTACAGTGGCACATTCCTTCCGCAGC
Protein-coding sequences here:
- the znf706 gene encoding zinc finger protein 706 isoform X2; protein product: MARGHQKIQSQQKNAKKQAEIKKSKGHDQKTAAKAALVFTCGVCRSQMPDPKTFKQHFESKHPKSPLPPELEGVEA
- the znf706 gene encoding zinc finger protein 706 isoform X1; the protein is MEALYTMAVPLGRRLDIKLKSDFLSCFYIVSMARGHQKIQSQQKNAKKQAEIKKSKGHDQKTAAKAALVFTCGVCRSQMPDPKTFKQHFESKHPKSPLPPELEGVEA